The DNA region GACGCTCCATATATCCCATCCGGCTCCGGGGTCCCCCGGCGAGGCGGATGGCACACCCCCGGGTGAACCACCTGGGTGAACCCACGAAGTGCCTCCGGCGCGCCTGCGCAACCCGTCCCGACCACCCGGGCGGCGCGCCCTACCAAATCGGGAGAGCCTGGGACATAACAAGCCAGAACGCCCTAGTGGGAATCACCATGCGGAAATCCCGGTTGTCCCGGCACGGAGGGTGAGCCCCGGCCTGGACGGTAGGCTCGCACGAAGAAGCGGTATCTACCCTCCGTGACCGGCACCATCCACAGTCGGGACCACAGCGCCGTGGCCGACCCGGTCCCCATTCACGGGGTCACTCTTCACATATATGGAAGGAGCCCTGAGACAGGGTGAGCACTGCGCCGACGAACGCATTCGAGTGGAGCGACCTGGACGAGCGCACGGTTGACACGGCGCGAGTCCTGGCGATGGACGCTGTCCAGAAGGTCGGTAACGGGCACCCCGGGACGGCCATGTCCCTGGCCCCCGCGGCCTACCTGATCTTCCAGCGCTTCCTGCGCCACGACCCGACCGACCCGGCCTGGGTCGGCCGCGACCGGTTCGTCCTCTCCCCCGGGCACACCAGCCTGACGCTCTACACCCAGCTGTACTTCTCCGGCTACGGCCTGGAGCTGGACGACCTCAAGGCATTCCGGGTGGCCGGCAGCCGCACCCCCGGCCACCCCGAGCACGGCCACACCGCGGGCGTGGAGACCACCACCGGCCCGCTGGGCCAGGGCATCGCCAACGCGGTGGGCATGGCGATGGCCGCCCGCTACGAGCGCGGCCTGTTCGACCCGGAGGCGGCGGCCGGGGAGTCCCCCTTCGACCACACCATCTGGGCCATCGTCTCCGACGGTGACCTGGAGGAGGGCATCTCCGCCGAGGCCTCCTCGCTGGCCGGCCACCAGAAGCTGGGCAACCTGGTCGCCCTCTACGACGACAACCACATCTCGATCGAGGGCGACACCGAGACCGCCTTCTCCGAGGACGTCCTCAAGCGCTACGAGGCCTACGGCTGGCACGTCCAGCGGGTCACCCCGAAGGCCAACGGCGACGTCGACGTCGAGGCGCTCGCCGGTGCGCTGGCCGCGGCCAAGGCCGAGACCGCCCGGCCGTCGATCATCGCGATGCGCACCATCATCGCCTGGCCGGCCCCGGACGCCCAGAACACCGCCAAGGCGCACGGCTCCGCGCTCGGCGCCGCCGAGATCGCCGCCACCAAGAAGGTCCTGGGCTTCGACCCGGAGAAGACCTTCGAGGTCAGCGACCAGGTCATCGAGCACGCCCGCCAGGTCATCAAGCGCGGCAAGGCCGCCCGCGACCAGTGGCAGCAGGGCTTCGACGCCTGGCGCGCCGCCAACCCGCACCGGGCCGCCGAGTTCGACCGCATCCAGGCCGGCGAGCTGCCCGAGGGCTGGAAGAAGGCCCTGCCGTCCTTCCCGGCCGGCAAGGACGTCGCCACCCGCAAGGCCTCCGGCGAGACCCTCAAGGCGCTCGGCGCGGTGATCCCGGAGCTGTGGGGCGGCTCGGCCGACCTCGCGGAGTCCAACCTCACCACGATCGACGAGGACAGCTCCTTCCTCCCCGAGGGCAACCCGCTGAAGTCCGCCAACCCGTTCGGCCGGACGATCCACTTCGGCATCCGCGAGCACGCCATGGGCTCGACCATGAACGGCATCGCCCTGCACGGCAGGACCCGCGTGTACGGCGGCACCTTCCTGGTCTTCGCGGACTACATGCGCCCGGCCGTCCGGCTGGCCGCGCTGATGAAGCTGCCGGTCACCTACGTCTGGACGCACGACTCGATCGGCCTCGGCGAGGACGGCCCGACCCACCAGCCGGTCGAGCACCTGGCCTCGCTGCGCGCCATCCCGGGCCTGTCCATGGTCCGCCCGGCCGACGCCAACGAGACCGCCGTCGCCTGGCGCACCGTCATCGAGCGCCAGACCAGCCACCCCGGCCCGGTCGGCCTGGCCCTGACCCGCCAGAACGTCCCGACCTTCGACCGCGAGGTCTTCGCCTCCGCCGAGGGCACCGCCAAGGGCGCCTACGTGCTGGCCGAGGCCTCCACCGGCGACCCGCAGGTGATCCTGCTGGGCACCGGCTCCGAGGTCCAGCTGGCAGTCCAGGCCCGCGAGGCCCTGGAGGCCGAGGGCATCGCCACCCGGGTGGTCTCGGTCCCGTCCTTCGAGTGGTTCCAGGAGCAGGACCAGGCCTACCGCGACAGCGTGCTGCCGCCGTCGGTCAAGGCCCGCGTCTCGGTCGAGGCCGGCATCGCCCAGGGCTGGCGCGAGCTGGTCGGCGACCACGGCCGGATCGTCTCGCTGGAGCACTTCGGTGCCTCCGCCGACTACAAGGTGCTGTTCGAGGAGTTCGGCCTGACCGCCGAGCGCGTGATCGCCGAGGCGCACAACGCCCTGCGCTCCCTCGAGGCCGTCAACCGCTAGCGCGTCCACCCGCACGAGCCAAAGGGCGCGCCGATGCCGAAAGCGACGAGCGACGAGCGGGCGCCGGAGCGAGGAACGTCGGCATCGGGTACGGGCGCCCGGCGGCGAGTGCGGAGTAGCGGCCGCGTGCCCGCCCGCACGCGGGCACGCGGCCCCTTTGACCACCCCACGAAGCAGAAGAAGACGAAGGACTGAAGCACCATGACTGACGCACTGAAGCGCCTCAGCGACGAAGGCGTTGCGATCTGGCTGGACGACCTCAGCCGCAAGCGGCTGAACTCCGGCAACCTGGCCGAGCTGGTGCAGAACAAGCACGTGGTGGGCGTCACCACCAACCCGACCATCTTCCAGAAGGCCATCGCCGGCAGCGGCGACACCTCCTACGACGGCCAGCTGCGCGACCTCGCCGTCCGCGAGGTCACCACCGACGAGGCGATCCGCATGATCACCACCTCCGACGTGCGCGACGCCGCCGACGTGCTGCGTCCGGTCTACGACGCCTCCAACGGCCGCGACGGCCGGGTCTCCATCGAGGTCGACCCGCGCCTGGCCCACCAGACCGCCCCCACCGTGGCCGAGGCCAAGCAGCTGTGGTGGCTGGTCGACCGCCCGAACGTCTTCATCAAGATCCCCGCCACCAAGGCCGGCCTGCCCGCCATCAGCGAGGTCATCGGCCGGGGCATCAGCGTCAACGTCACGCTGATCTTCTCCCTGGACCGCTACAAGGCCGTCATGGACGCCTACCTGACCGGCCTGGAGACCGCCAAGGCCAAGGGCCTGGACCTCTCCCAGATCGAGTCGGTCGCCTCCTTCTTCGTGTCCCGGGTGGACACCGAGATCGACAAGCGCCTGGACAAGATCGGCGGAGACGCCAAGAACCTGCGCTCCAAGGCCGCCCTGGCCAACGCCCGCCTCGCCTACCAGGCGTACGAGGAGGTCTTCGGCTCGGTCGACGGCAAGACCGCCGGCAGCGCCCGTTGGAAGGCGCTGGAGGCCGCCGGCGCCAAGCCGCAGCGCCCGCTGTGGGCCTCCACCGGCGTCAAGGACCCGGCCCTGCCGGACACCCTGTACGTCACCGAGCTGGTCGCCCCGGGCACCGTCAACACCATGCCCGAGGCCACCCTGGACGCCACCGCCGACCACGGCGAGGTCAGCGGCAACACCATCGTCCCCAACTACGCCGACGCCAAGGCCGTCCTGGACGCCATCGCGGCCGCCGGGGTGGACTACGACGACGTGGTCCAGGTCCTGGAGGACGAGGGCGTGCAGAAGTTCGAGCAGTCCTGGCAGGAGCTGCTCGACACCGTCACCGCCTCGCTGGCCTCCATCGCCACCGAGAAGTGACCCGCTCACACAGCCAGCGCACGAAAGCGGAGCACACCAAGTGAGCACTGATTTCCCCGAGTTGACGTCGGAATCGGACGCGGACGACCTCCCGCCCTCCCCCGTCAACCCGCTTCGTGACCCCTCCGACCGGCGGCTCCCGCGCATCGCGGGGCCGTCCGGCCTGGTCATCTTCGGGGTCACCGGCGACCTGTCCCGCAAGAAGCTGATGCCGGCCATCTACGACCTGGCCAACCGCGGTCTGCTGCCGCCGGGCTTCTCCCTGGTCGGCTTCGCCCGCCGCGAGTGGGACGACGAGGACTTCGCCCAGGAGGTCCACGACGCGGTCAAGGAGCACGCCCGGACCCCGTTCCGCGAGGAGGTCTGGCAGCAGCTCGCCAAGGGCATGCGCTTCGTCCACGGCACCTTCGACGACGACGACGCCTTCGACAAGCTCCGCGAGACCATCCAGGAGCTGGACAAGGCCCAGGGCACGGGCGGCAACTTCGCCTTCTACCTGTCCGTCCCGCCGAAGTTCTTCCCGACCGTCGTCCAGCAGCTCAAGAAGCACGGCCTGGCCGACCCGCCGCAGGGCTCCTGGCGCCGCGCGGTCATCGAGAAGCCCTTCGGCCACGACCTGGAGAGCGCCCAGGAGCTCAACAAGGTCGTCCACGAGGTCTTCCCCCGGGACGAGGTCTTCCGGATCGACCACTACCTGGGCAAGGAGACGGTCCAGAACATCCTGGCGCTGCGCTTCGCCAACCAGATGTTCGAGCCGATCTGGAACCGGTCGTACGTCGACCACGTGCAGATCACCATGGCCGAGGACATCGGCATCGGCGGCCGGGCCGGCTACTACGACGGCATCGGCGCCGCCCGGGACGTCATCCAGAACCACCTGCTGCAGCTGATGGCCCTCACCGCCATCGAGGAGCCGGCGTCCTTCCACCCGAAGGCGCTGGTGGCCGAGAAGCTCAAGGTGCTGTCCGCCGTCCGGCTCCCGGCCGACCTCGGCAAGCACACCGTGCGCGGCCAGTACGCGGCCGGCTGGCAGGGCGGCGAGGAGGTGGTCGGCTACCTGGACGAGGAGGGCATCGACCCGGAGTCCAAGACCGACACCTACGCGGCCATCAAGCTGGAGATCAACAACCGCCGCTGGGCGGGCGTCCCGTTCTACCTGCGCACCGGCAAGCGGCTGGGCCGCCGGGTCACCGAGATCGCGGTGGTCTTCCAGCGCGCCCCGTACCTGCCCTTCGACTCCTACGCGACCGAGGAGCTGGGGCAGAACGCCCTGGTCATCCGGGTCCAGCCGGACGAGGGCGTGACGGTGCGGTTCGGCTCCAAGGTGCCGGGCACCTCCTTCGAGGTCCGGGACGTCACGATGGACTTCGCCTACGGCGAGTCCTTCACCGAGTCCAGCCCGGAGGCGTACGAGCGGCTCATCCTCGACGTGCTGCTCGGCGACGCCAACCTGTTCCCGCGCCACCAGGAGGTCGAGCTCTCCTGGCAGATCCTCGACCCGATCGAGAAGTACTGGGACACCCACGGCAAGCCCGCCCAGTACGCGGCGGGCACCTGGGGTCCCGCCGAGGCTGACGAGATGCTCGCACGAGACGGCAGGAGCTGGCGCCGGCCATGAAGATCGACCTCACCAACACGACGTCCAGCAAGATCAACGCCGCGCTGATGGAGGCGCGCCGGACCAGCGGCTCCACCGCCGCCGGCATGGTGCTCACCCTGGTGATCGTGACCGACGAGGGCAGCGCCTACGACGCCCTCAAGGCCGCCAACGACGCCTCCCGCGAGCACCCGATGCGCACCCTCGCGGTGATCAAGCGCGCCGGTCGCTCCCCCCGGGCGCGCGCCGAGACCCGGCTGGACGCCGAGATCCTGGTCGGTTCGGACGCCGGCTCCGGCGAAACGGTCATCCTGCGCATGCACGGCGAACTCGCCGCGCACGCCCAGTCGGTGGTCCTGCCGCTGCTGCTGCCGGACGCCCCGACCGTGGTCTGGTGGCCGGACAACGCCCCGCTGCACCCGGCGCAGGACCCGCTGGGCGCGCTCGCCCAGCGCCGGATCACCGACGCGGTCACCGCCGAGTCCCCGGTCGGCCAGCTCGCCCAGCGGGCCCAGAGCTACACTCCGGGCGACACCGACCTGGCCTGGACCCGGCTCACCGGCTGGCGCTCCATGCTGGCCGCCGCGCTGGACCAGCGGCCGTCGGCCATCACCTCGGTGGTGGTCGAGGGCGAGTCCTACAACCCCAGCGTCGAGCTGCTCGGCCTGTGGCTGCTCAACCGGCTGCACGTGCCGGTCGAGCGGGTCGTCACCGGCGGGCCCGGCATCACCGCGGTGCGCCTGCGCACCAAGGACGGGGACATCACCCTGGACCGCCCGGACGGCCTGATGGGCATGCTCTCCATGCCCGGCTCGCCGGACCGCCAGGTGGCGCTCAAGCGGCGCGAGACCTCGGAGCTGATCGCCGAGGAGCTGCGCCGGCTGGACCCGGACGACATCTACTCGACGGCCGTGCGCACGCCCGTCGAGCGGCTGCGCGAGCACGACGACGCCGACCCGGCGGCCGCCGAGCAGGCTGCGGCCGGACAGGGCAGCGCCCAAGCGGTCGAGGCCTCGGTGGCCGACCCGGACGGCGGAGCGGCCGAGCCGGAGAAGAAGCCCGCCGCGAAGAAGGCCGCCGGCAAGCGCGCCGCCGCCAAGGACGGCGCATGACCAGGGCCATCCCGCAGCTGGTCGTCCACCGGGACAAGGAGCTGATGGCCCAGGCGGCCGCGGCCCGGCTGATCACCCGGATCGTGGACGCCCAGGCCGCCCGCGGCACCGCCTCGGTGGTGCTCACCGGTGGCCGCAACGGCAACGCCCTGCTGGCCGCCATCGCCGCCTCCCCGGCGCGCGACGCGGTCGACTGGGGCCGGCTGGACCTCTGGTGGGGCGACGAGCGCTTCGTGCCCGCCGCCGACGGCGACCGCAACGCCGTCCAGGCCCGCGCCGAGCTGCTGGACGCCGTCCCGCTCGACCCGGCGCGGGTGCACGAGATGCCCGCCTCGGACGGGGTGGACGGCTCCGACGTGGAGGCCGCGGCCGCGCGCTACGCGCAGGAGCTGGCGAAGGCCGCCGGGCCGGGCGACCGGCTCGGCGTCCCGGCCTTCGACGTGCTGCTGCTCGGCGTCGGCCCGGACACCCACATCGCCTCGCTCTTCCCTGAGCACCCGGGCGTGCGGGAGACCGAGCTGACCGTGGTCGGCGTGCGCGGGGCCCCCAAGCCCCCGCCGACCCGGATCTCGCTCACCCTCCCGGCGATCCGGTCGGCCCGCGAGGTCTGGCTGCTGGCCGCCGGCGAGGACAAGGCGGGCGCGGTCGCGCTGGCCCTGTCCGGCCCCGGCGAGCTGCAGGCGCCCGCCTCCGGCGCGTACGGCCGCAGCCGCACCCTGTGGCTGCTGGACCGTGCCGCCGCCGAGCGGATCCCCGCCCAGCTGTACCCGCCGGCCTCGGCCTAGCCGCGGGGAACGCGAAGGGCGCCCACCGTCCGATGACGGTGGGCGCCCTTCTTTTTGCGCTCGGCTCGCCTCCGGGCCGCTCCCCATCCGGTGCCGACGGTCGGCGGGCACTGCGCCGCCTCCTTCGTCAGCGGCCCGGCCCTTCTCCCTTTCGGCACCGGCGCGGCCCTTCGGCTCGCTCGCTGGTCAGATCTCGCCGCGCAGCTTGGCCAGCGCCTCGGCGAGGATCGCCTCGCCGTCGGCGTCGGTGCGCCGCTCGCGGACGTAGGCGAGGTGGGTCTTGTACGGCTCGTTGCGCGAGGGCGCCGGCGGGTTGTGCTCGTCCTGCCCGGCCGGGAAGCCGCAGCGCGGGCAGTCCCAGGTGTCCGGGATGACGGCCTCGGCGGCGAAGCTGGGCCGGGTCTCGTGCTTGTTGGCGCACCAGAAGGAGATCCGGTTGCGCGGAGCGGACTCGCCGCGCTCCGCCTCCCCCATCGGGCCGGCCCCGACCCTGCTGCCACGGATGGCGTTGCCACTTGCCACGGTCTGACTCCCTGCGTGCTGGTGCGCCGACCCGCCGCGGTACGCGTCGGTGGCGAAAGTCGTCCTAGTGTAAGCAGGACTTAAGCTTCCGCCACCATCGCCTCGGCCCCCGACCGTCCCAGGATAGGCGCTCGGGCGACGGGGCGTCAGGGTCGGGTCAGCTCTTGTACTTCAGGACCAGGCCCAGCACGATGATGCAGGCGAACCAGCCGACGCCGACCACGATGGTGATGCGGTCCAGGTTGCGCTCGGCCACCGCCGAACCGCCGCCGGTCGACATCGCGCCGCCGCCGAACATGTCCGACAGGCCGCCGCCCTTCCCCTTGTGCAGCAGCACCAGCAGGATCATCAGCAGACTGAAGATGATCAGGGCAATCGAGAACCCGAGAACCACGACGGGACCAACTCTCTCGTATCTTCGGCGAAGGGGCCGGGCCGCGTACGGCGGTCCGGCCCCAAAGCCTACGTTGCTGCGGCGGCGTTAGCCTACTGCCTGCTCACGGTAGCGCACGATCTTGACGAACTCCTCGGCGTCCAGCGAGGCACCGCCGATCAGACCGCCGTCGATGTCGGGCTTGGCCATCAGGCCGGCCACGCTCGACGACTTGACCGAACCGCCGTACAGCACACGGACCTTGTCGGCCAGCTCGGCGTCGTAAAGCTCGGCGATCCGCTTGCGGATGGCGGCGCAGACCTCCTGCGCGTCCTCCGGAGTGGCCACCTCGCCGGTGCCGATCGCCCAGACCGGCTCGTAGGCGACCACGATGGACTCGGCCTGGTCGGCCGGGACGCCCTCCAGGGCGCCGTCCAGCTGGGCCAGCGTGTACTCGACGTGGGTGCCGGCCTTGCGGATCTCCAGCGGCTCGCCGATGCACAGGATCGGGGTGACCCCGGCCCGGTAGGCGGCCTTGACCTTGGCGTTGACGATCTCCTCGTTCTCGCCGTGGTACTGCCGGCGCTCCGAGTGGCCGATCACCGCGTAGGTGCACTGCAGCTTGGCCAGCATCGGGCCGGAGACCTCGCCGGTGTAGGCGCCGCCGTCGTGCTGGGAGATGTCCTGCGAGCCGTACTTGATCTTCAGCTTGTCGCCGAAGACCAGGGTCTGCACCGACCGCAGGTCGGTGAACGGCACCAGGACGGCGACCTCGACGGCCTCGTAGTCCTTGTCGGCCAGCGCGAAGGCCAGCTTCTGGGTGTGCTGGATGGCCTCGAGGTGGTTGAGGTTCATCTTCCAGTTGCCCGCCATCAGCGGGAGACGCTCAGTCATGCTTTCAGCCTTCCAGGGCGGCGAGACCGGGGAGGGTCTTGCCCTCCAGGTACTCGAGGCTCGCGCCACCGCCGGTCGAGATGTGCCCGAACTTCGTCTCGTCGAAGCCCAGGATGCGGACGGCCGCGGCGGAGTCGCCGCCGCCGACCACGGTGAACGCGTCGCTGTCGAGCAGGCCCTGCGCGACGGCCTTGGTGCCGTTCGCGTAGTCCGGGTGCTCGAAGACGCCCATCGGGCCGTTCCAGAACACCGTGCCGGCGTCGGCCAGCTTCGCCGCGTACAGCTCGCGGGTCTTCGGGCCGATGTCCAGGCCCTCCTTGTCGGCCGGGATCGCGTCCGTGCCGACGACCTCGTAGCTGGCCGGGGTCTTGCCCTTGAGGTCCGGGAACTCGGCGGAGACCAGGACGTCCACCGGCAGGACGAACTCGACGCCCCGCTTCTCGGCCTCGGCCAGGTACGCCAGGCACGTCGGCTTCTGGTCCTCCTGGAGCAGCGAGATGCCGACCTCGTGGCCCTTGGCCGCGAGGAAGGTGTACGCCATGCCGCCGCCGATCAGGATCTTGTCGGCCTTCTTCAGCAGGTTGTCGATCACGCCGAGCTTGTCGGACACCTTGGCGCCGCCGAGCACGACGACGTACGGGCGCTCGACGTCCTCGGTGAGCTTCTTCAGCACGCCGACCTCGGTGGCGATCAGGTCGCCGGCGGCGTGCGGCAGCAGGGCCGGCAGGTCGTAGACCGAGGCGTGCTTGCGGTGCACGGCGCCGAAG from Kitasatospora cathayae includes:
- the tkt gene encoding transketolase, producing the protein MSTAPTNAFEWSDLDERTVDTARVLAMDAVQKVGNGHPGTAMSLAPAAYLIFQRFLRHDPTDPAWVGRDRFVLSPGHTSLTLYTQLYFSGYGLELDDLKAFRVAGSRTPGHPEHGHTAGVETTTGPLGQGIANAVGMAMAARYERGLFDPEAAAGESPFDHTIWAIVSDGDLEEGISAEASSLAGHQKLGNLVALYDDNHISIEGDTETAFSEDVLKRYEAYGWHVQRVTPKANGDVDVEALAGALAAAKAETARPSIIAMRTIIAWPAPDAQNTAKAHGSALGAAEIAATKKVLGFDPEKTFEVSDQVIEHARQVIKRGKAARDQWQQGFDAWRAANPHRAAEFDRIQAGELPEGWKKALPSFPAGKDVATRKASGETLKALGAVIPELWGGSADLAESNLTTIDEDSSFLPEGNPLKSANPFGRTIHFGIREHAMGSTMNGIALHGRTRVYGGTFLVFADYMRPAVRLAALMKLPVTYVWTHDSIGLGEDGPTHQPVEHLASLRAIPGLSMVRPADANETAVAWRTVIERQTSHPGPVGLALTRQNVPTFDREVFASAEGTAKGAYVLAEASTGDPQVILLGTGSEVQLAVQAREALEAEGIATRVVSVPSFEWFQEQDQAYRDSVLPPSVKARVSVEAGIAQGWRELVGDHGRIVSLEHFGASADYKVLFEEFGLTAERVIAEAHNALRSLEAVNR
- the tal gene encoding transaldolase — its product is MTDALKRLSDEGVAIWLDDLSRKRLNSGNLAELVQNKHVVGVTTNPTIFQKAIAGSGDTSYDGQLRDLAVREVTTDEAIRMITTSDVRDAADVLRPVYDASNGRDGRVSIEVDPRLAHQTAPTVAEAKQLWWLVDRPNVFIKIPATKAGLPAISEVIGRGISVNVTLIFSLDRYKAVMDAYLTGLETAKAKGLDLSQIESVASFFVSRVDTEIDKRLDKIGGDAKNLRSKAALANARLAYQAYEEVFGSVDGKTAGSARWKALEAAGAKPQRPLWASTGVKDPALPDTLYVTELVAPGTVNTMPEATLDATADHGEVSGNTIVPNYADAKAVLDAIAAAGVDYDDVVQVLEDEGVQKFEQSWQELLDTVTASLASIATEK
- the zwf gene encoding glucose-6-phosphate dehydrogenase; this encodes MTSESDADDLPPSPVNPLRDPSDRRLPRIAGPSGLVIFGVTGDLSRKKLMPAIYDLANRGLLPPGFSLVGFARREWDDEDFAQEVHDAVKEHARTPFREEVWQQLAKGMRFVHGTFDDDDAFDKLRETIQELDKAQGTGGNFAFYLSVPPKFFPTVVQQLKKHGLADPPQGSWRRAVIEKPFGHDLESAQELNKVVHEVFPRDEVFRIDHYLGKETVQNILALRFANQMFEPIWNRSYVDHVQITMAEDIGIGGRAGYYDGIGAARDVIQNHLLQLMALTAIEEPASFHPKALVAEKLKVLSAVRLPADLGKHTVRGQYAAGWQGGEEVVGYLDEEGIDPESKTDTYAAIKLEINNRRWAGVPFYLRTGKRLGRRVTEIAVVFQRAPYLPFDSYATEELGQNALVIRVQPDEGVTVRFGSKVPGTSFEVRDVTMDFAYGESFTESSPEAYERLILDVLLGDANLFPRHQEVELSWQILDPIEKYWDTHGKPAQYAAGTWGPAEADEMLARDGRSWRRP
- the opcA gene encoding glucose-6-phosphate dehydrogenase assembly protein OpcA, translating into MKIDLTNTTSSKINAALMEARRTSGSTAAGMVLTLVIVTDEGSAYDALKAANDASREHPMRTLAVIKRAGRSPRARAETRLDAEILVGSDAGSGETVILRMHGELAAHAQSVVLPLLLPDAPTVVWWPDNAPLHPAQDPLGALAQRRITDAVTAESPVGQLAQRAQSYTPGDTDLAWTRLTGWRSMLAAALDQRPSAITSVVVEGESYNPSVELLGLWLLNRLHVPVERVVTGGPGITAVRLRTKDGDITLDRPDGLMGMLSMPGSPDRQVALKRRETSELIAEELRRLDPDDIYSTAVRTPVERLREHDDADPAAAEQAAAGQGSAQAVEASVADPDGGAAEPEKKPAAKKAAGKRAAAKDGA
- the pgl gene encoding 6-phosphogluconolactonase encodes the protein MTRAIPQLVVHRDKELMAQAAAARLITRIVDAQAARGTASVVLTGGRNGNALLAAIAASPARDAVDWGRLDLWWGDERFVPAADGDRNAVQARAELLDAVPLDPARVHEMPASDGVDGSDVEAAAARYAQELAKAAGPGDRLGVPAFDVLLLGVGPDTHIASLFPEHPGVRETELTVVGVRGAPKPPPTRISLTLPAIRSAREVWLLAAGEDKAGAVALALSGPGELQAPASGAYGRSRTLWLLDRAAAERIPAQLYPPASA
- a CDS encoding RNA polymerase-binding protein RbpA, coding for MASGNAIRGSRVGAGPMGEAERGESAPRNRISFWCANKHETRPSFAAEAVIPDTWDCPRCGFPAGQDEHNPPAPSRNEPYKTHLAYVRERRTDADGEAILAEALAKLRGEI
- the secG gene encoding preprotein translocase subunit SecG, whose product is MVLGFSIALIIFSLLMILLVLLHKGKGGGLSDMFGGGAMSTGGGSAVAERNLDRITIVVGVGWFACIIVLGLVLKYKS
- the tpiA gene encoding triose-phosphate isomerase; the protein is MTERLPLMAGNWKMNLNHLEAIQHTQKLAFALADKDYEAVEVAVLVPFTDLRSVQTLVFGDKLKIKYGSQDISQHDGGAYTGEVSGPMLAKLQCTYAVIGHSERRQYHGENEEIVNAKVKAAYRAGVTPILCIGEPLEIRKAGTHVEYTLAQLDGALEGVPADQAESIVVAYEPVWAIGTGEVATPEDAQEVCAAIRKRIAELYDAELADKVRVLYGGSVKSSSVAGLMAKPDIDGGLIGGASLDAEEFVKIVRYREQAVG
- a CDS encoding phosphoglycerate kinase yields the protein MKTIEDLDVAGKRVFVRADLNVPLSDGRITDDGRIRAVAPTIAKLVERGAKVVVASHLGRPKGAPDPQFSLAPVAERLGEILGKSVAFAADTVGESARSAVAALADGEVALLENLRFNAGETSKDDAERKAFAEQLAALADLYVGDGFGAVHRKHASVYDLPALLPHAAGDLIATEVGVLKKLTEDVERPYVVVLGGAKVSDKLGVIDNLLKKADKILIGGGMAYTFLAAKGHEVGISLLQEDQKPTCLAYLAEAEKRGVEFVLPVDVLVSAEFPDLKGKTPASYEVVGTDAIPADKEGLDIGPKTRELYAAKLADAGTVFWNGPMGVFEHPDYANGTKAVAQGLLDSDAFTVVGGGDSAAAVRILGFDETKFGHISTGGGASLEYLEGKTLPGLAALEG